The genome window CTCCTACGGTCGCGCGCGCATGGACCGGGATCAGACCGCACGGCTGGGCTGCACGGCGCTCATCGTCTCGGGAGCGCTGTCGCTCGGGTTGCGCGCGCAGGCCGCCGGGACGCCTCCGAAGCCCGCTCCCACGACGGACGCCGGCGCGGACAAGGAGGTCATTCAAGACCTCGAGCTGCTCCAGGACCTCGAGCTGCTCAAAGATCTGGAAGTGCTCACGCCCGTGCCCGATGCGGGCGCGAGCAAAGACAAGGACAAGCTCCGGGATCCCGACGAGGAGCCGTAGGTGGGAACGCACTGCGCGATGGAAACCGTCGGCCTTCGGCCGCGCGGGAGCCGGGGCGCCCGATCGGATCCGGGACGCGCAATCGGCGCCTCGGTTTGGCTTCTTGGGAGAGGGCGGCTCTTCGTCAAGGCTCGCGCCGGAGGCGGGAGGAGGCCTCACGCAAGGCTCTCAATCTTGTCATGATATGTCGTAACGAATAGGCATATGATGACGCCATATACGTACAAAACTCAGAAGCCCAGAAAGACCACCCTCGGGTGCCTCGAGGTCGTCGCGTCGTTGGAGACCGAGGCCAGTCTCGGCTCGGAGCAAAGCCCGAAGAAGCCGCCCCTTCCCAGAGGCGCGTCGGAGCGTGCCTGGAATCCGAGTTGGCCCTCGCGCATCCCGGGCCGACTCTCGATCACAGCGCGGCGATGACGGCCTTCGCGTAATCGGTCGTCGACGCGGATCCGCCGAGATCCGCGGTGCGCACCTTGCCCTCGCCAAGCACGCGATCGATGGCCTTCTCGAGTCGCTGGGCGTCGGGGATGCGGTTCATGTGCCGCAGCATCAGCGCGCCCGAGAGGAGGATCGCCGTGGGATTGGCGATGCCCTTGCCAGCGATGTCTGGCGCCGAGCCGTGCACCGCCTCGAAGACCGCGGCGCTCTCGCCGATGTTCGCGCCCGGCACCACGCCCAGTCCGCCGACGAGGCCCGCGCAGAGATCGCTGACGATGTCGCCGTAGAGGTTCTCGAGCAGGAGCACGTCGAAGCGCGTGGGATCCTTCACCAACTGCATGCAGCAGTTGTCGACGATGATCTCGTCGTAGGTGATCTCCGGGAAGCTGCGCGACACGCGCTTGCAGCACTCGATGAACAGGCCATCCGAGAGCTTCATGATGTTGGCCTTGTGCACCGAGGTGACCTTCTTGCGGCCGTTCTTGCGCGCGTAGTCGAACGCGAACTGCGCGATCCGCAGCGAGGCCTTCTCGGTGATGATCTTCAGGCTCTCCACCACGCCGGGAACGACGATGTGCTCGAGGCCGGCGTAGAGGTCCTCGGTGTTCTCGCGGACGACAACGAGATCCACGCCCTCGTAGCGTGTCTTCACGCCGGGCAGGTTTCGCACCGGGCGCAGGTTGGCGTAGAGGTCGAGCTTCTTGCGC of Deltaproteobacteria bacterium contains these proteins:
- a CDS encoding isocitrate dehydrogenase (NAD(+)), which produces MTTTLTLIPGDGIGPEVVGAAKLVLDAMKLDLAWEEAEAGAEIAARHGSNLPNKTLETVQRNKIALKGPTATAVGTGQGSANVALRKKLDLYANLRPVRNLPGVKTRYEGVDLVVVRENTEDLYAGLEHIVVPGVVESLKIITEKASLRIAQFAFDYARKNGRKKVTSVHKANIMKLSDGLFIECCKRVSRSFPEITYDEIIVDNCCMQLVKDPTRFDVLLLENLYGDIVSDLCAGLVGGLGVVPGANIGESAAVFEAVHGSAPDIAGKGIANPTAILLSGALMLRHMNRIPDAQRLEKAIDRVLGEGKVRTADLGGSASTTDYAKAVIAAL